In the Malassezia vespertilionis chromosome 1, complete sequence genome, one interval contains:
- a CDS encoding uncharacterized protein (SECRETED:SignalP(1-23)): MATISRILCLFVVLFAAASTVLGLSHKDAKVTNYVFFDIEQGETTLGRVTLGLYGETVPKTVENFVSLAQRGEGRGYAGSKFHRVIKDFMIQGGDYTRGDGRGGLSVWGGSFPDENFELQHEGPGVVSMANSGSDTNGSQFFITTIATPWLDGRHVVFGRVVDGMDVIRKVEATRTRPGDAPLEDIVIADAGVLTDMADTIKDEL, from the coding sequence ATGGCAACTATCTCGCGCATTCTCTGTTTGTTTGTGGTTCTTTTTGCGGCTGCCAGCACCGTGCTGGGTCTCTCGCACAAGGATGCAAAGGTTACTAATTATGTCTTTTTCGACATTGAGCAAGGCGAGACGACCCTCGGGCGCGTCACACTTGGTCTCTACGGGGAGACTGTGCCCAAAACCGTGGAAAACTTTGTcagccttgcgcagcgcggcgaagGCCGTGGATACGCGGGAAGCAAGTTCCACCGTGTTATCAAGGACTTTATGATTCAGGGCGGCGACTACACGCGTGGTGATGGCCGCGGTGGCCTTTCGGTCTGGGGCGGTAGCTTCCCGGACGAAAACTTTGAGCTCCAGCACGAAGGCCCGGGTGTCGTTTCCATGGCAAACTCTGGCTCCGACACAAACGGCTCGCAGTTCTTCATCACCACGATCGCAACCCCTTGGCTCGACGGCCGCCATGTTGTGTTTGGCCGCGTCGTCGACGGCATGGACGTGATCAGGAAGGTCGAGGCCACTCGGACGCGCCCTGGCGATGCTCCCCTTGAAGACATTGTCATTGCGGATGCCGGTGTGCTTACCGATATGGCGGATACCATCAAGGACGAACTTTAA